The Geotrypetes seraphini chromosome 6, aGeoSer1.1, whole genome shotgun sequence genome includes a window with the following:
- the LOC117362321 gene encoding olfactory receptor 51E1-like, protein MKIFRSSMSALNVTSDTGFTAFILIGFPSLGEAQFWISFPLCCIYLIAITGNCTIVFIIKTESSLHEPMYFFLAMLAAIDILVVNSVIPKMLGILWFNAREISFNACLVQMYCIHSLSATESTILVAMAYDRYVAICNPLRHASILTGSVVAKIGLVAVIRGAALMAPLPCLINRLPYCKATVLSHSYCLHQDVMKFSCADISVNIIYGLIVIISAMGVDSLLIFLSYFLILKAVLRLSWEARLKTFSTCISHLCAVLIFYIPFIGLSMVHRFGKHSAPSIAIAMANVYLLVPPVLNPLVYGLKTKQIRQRVLKVFHHNVTRPARLS, encoded by the coding sequence ATGAAGATATTTCGATCCAGCATGTCAGCACTCAACGTAACCTCTGACACAGGTTTCACTGCGTTCATCTTGATTGGCTTTCCTAGCCTGGGTGAGGCCCAATTCTGGATCTCCTTCCCTCTGTGCTGCATTTACCTGATTGCAATCACGGGGAACTGCACCATTGTATTCATCATCAAAACGGAGTCTAGCCTCCATGAGCCCATGTACTTCTTCCTCGCAATGCTCGCAGCCATTGACATCCTTGTGGTCAATTCAGTGATACCCAAAATGTTGGGGATCCTCTGGTTTAATGCCAGAGAAATCTCCTTCAATGCTTGCCTAGTACAGATGTACTGCATTCACTCCCTCTCAGCTACGGAATCCACTATCCTTGTGGCCATGGCCTACGATCGTTATGTTGCCATTTGCAACCCCCTAAGACATGCTTCCATCCTCACTGGCTCAGTCGTAGCCAAAATAGGGCTGGTGGCTGTAATCCGAGGGGCGGCACTCATGGCTCCCTTGCCCTGCCTCATTAATAGGTTGCCATACTGTAAGGCCACCGTGCTATCCCACTCATATTGCTTACATCAGGATGTGATGAAGTTCTCCTGTGCTGACATCAGTGTTAATATCATCTATGGCCTCATTGTCATTATTTCGGCAATGGGGGTGGACTCCCTGTTAATTTTCTTATCATACTTCCTGATTCTGAAGGCGGTTCTCAGACTCAGCTGGGAGGCCCGACTCAAGACCTTCAGCACCTGTATCTCCCATCTCTGTGCTGTGCTAATTTTCTATATCCCCTTTATTGGGCTCTCCATGGTCCATCGCTTTGGCAAGCATTCCGCCCCAAGCATCGCTATCGCCATGGCCAACGTCTACCTCCTGGTCCCTCCCGTCCTGAACCCTCTTGTCTATGGCTTGAAAACAAAACAGATTCGACAAAGGGTTTTGAAGGTGTTCCATCACAATGTTACCAGACCTGCTCGGCTTAGCTGA